Part of the Limibacillus sp. genome is shown below.
CGCCTGCGCGCCGACGGCCCGGGCGAAGTCACCGCCGGTCAGATCGAGACCGGCGCCGACATCGAGGTCATGAACCCCGAGCTGGTGATCTGCACGCTGGACGACGGCGCGCACCTCGACATGGAGCTAATCGTCGAGACCGGTAAGGGCTACGTCTCCGGTTCGCAGAACCGTCCCGAAGACGCCCCGATCGGCCTGATCCCCGTGGATGCTGTCTTCTCCCCGGTGCGCCGCGTGGCCTACAAGGTGGAGAACACCCGTGTCGGCCAGGTCACCGACTACGACAAGCTGACCATGGAGATCGAGACCAACGGCGCGATCTCTCCCGACGACTCCGTCGCTCTGGCCGCGCGCATCCTGCAGGACCAGCTCCAGCTCTTCATCAACTTCGAGGAGCCGCAGGTCCGCGAGGCCGAGAAGGACGACGCCGAGCCGCCGTTCAACAAGAACCTTCTGCGCAAGGTCGACGAGCTGGAGCTTTCGGTCCGTTCGGCGAACTGCCTGAAGAACGACAACATCGTCTACATCGGCGATCTGGTGCAGAAGACCGAGGCGGAGATGCTCCGGACCCCGAACTTCGGCCGCAAGTCGCTGAACGAGATCAAGGAAGTGCTGTCCCAGATGGGCCTGCACCTGGGCATGGAGATCGCCAACTGGCCGCCTGAGAACATCGAGGAACTGGCCAAGCGTCTGGAAGAGCCCTACTAAGACCGGCAGCGCCGCCGCCCCACCAGGGGTCGGCGGCCTTGCTTTCTCGAAAGAGGGCCAGGGTGGCCCGACCCAAACCGCGTACCGTAACGATGGGCCGGACGAG
Proteins encoded:
- a CDS encoding DNA-directed RNA polymerase subunit alpha, with protein sequence MSTVSKDGAQALQKNWMELIKPNKLDIQPGHDDKRFAKVVAEPLERGFGMTLGNALRRILLSSLQGAAVTSIQVDGVLHEFSSIQGVREDVTDVVLNVKQIALLMHGEGPKRMRLRADGPGEVTAGQIETGADIEVMNPELVICTLDDGAHLDMELIVETGKGYVSGSQNRPEDAPIGLIPVDAVFSPVRRVAYKVENTRVGQVTDYDKLTMEIETNGAISPDDSVALAARILQDQLQLFINFEEPQVREAEKDDAEPPFNKNLLRKVDELELSVRSANCLKNDNIVYIGDLVQKTEAEMLRTPNFGRKSLNEIKEVLSQMGLHLGMEIANWPPENIEELAKRLEEPY